The nucleotide window gaagagaccctcaaagtacgttatataaatatattcatatattcataatttcttttactgctcatatatataagtaatcacatgaccaacacacacacacacacacacacacacacacatatatatatatatatatatatatatatatatatatatatatatatatatatatatatatatacttttcctTTAATTCTATGCCCTTGTGGATTCTTTCTGtttgtgttaagaaataccaacaagcatttttggcgccgttgctaGGGAACAGTTGTTGTTTTATCTTCGAACCTAGTTCATCCTCGTatctttatcttttctttttataaaaacaagATGTTTCTGTTATCTTTTCCATCATGAAGCCTATACCAACTCAAAACCTTTCTGCTTCAAAGGGCGAGTTCCTTGAACCACCTTCAAAGAAAAACCTTTCGCCTGGCTGTGAACTCCACCCTAGCTTAATAGCCATGGTTCAGGCACAACCCTTCTCCGGGCGTGATAACGAAGACCCTTGTAATCACCTGCAAGAGTTAGAGGaaatgtgttcatgcctgagcatctcTGGCATGATAAAAGAAACTCTTAATTGGAAATTATTTTCCTTCTCTCTCACAGTGTAGGTGAATCAATGGTACACTCAAGCCGTAGAAAGTATGAATGGGGATTAGGGTGAACTTagacaagttttgtcttgcattcttccctatTTCTCGTATCATCTCTCTACCAAGGGCGATCCTTGACTTTGAGCAGTACGAGAAAGAGTCTATAGGTGTAGCCTTGGCCAGGTTCTTAGATTTAATACACTTTGACCCAGACTTGTCATTACCCGACAGCATGTTGCTGCGTCTCTTTTGTTCGGGTCTTGACATGGAGTCTGACCTATACCTCAACGTGACCACTGGAGGTCGTTTTACACACAAACCTATGACGAAACAAGTGACATTCCTTGAACACTTCCTAGGCAAACACACTTCCTTCGTCATAAAAACCAAACCCCTCCATGAGAAAGTCATGTCAAGTTTTGAGGAGCCCTCATCAGCTGAATCCAAACCCGTACCTTTTCCCTAGATTCGACTCCTAAGCCCTCACCTGAACCACGAACACCGAAGGAAAGAGTAATTCATCCTTCGGAGTTCCCTATCAAACTCGAGGATGATGGAAATACCTCAAAATACTTCTGGCACAAGAAGCCTACGACACTTCCTTCCAAGGAAGCTTCCCCCAAAGCGGAACCATCAAAGGAATGGATAATGGAAGTGAAACGCTCTTCTGAAGCAATtcggattctttcaccttccacgacCATGCCTTGTTCGTTAAGAGGAACTATCGtagaagccctacacaaccccACTGCCGAGACTAATATCGTGTTAGAATTTCTCGTGGAAACTCTCTCGGGAACATGCCGCTAGTCTCGCGGAAACTCTCTTGGGAATACAATAGAACAAATCAATCTACAATCTTACTTTTTACACATCTTGCCCTAATCTCTCCCAAGCTTCATGTTGTTGTCCCTCTCTTGATCTCGAATACTAAAGATGAGGAACTAGGCTTGTTGGTCGTCCTAGGACAAACATTTGACATCCTCGCCCTGACAGGGTCCCTCAGGCGAGAGCTTCGATGGTCTCTTTTCTAATTAGCTAAAACAAATTAGCTATTCTTTGTCATGTAAGTGCAATAGCTATCATTCGCGGGTTTGCACGTAAACCTAGCCGTTCTTTACCATAAAAGTACGATAGTTATTTTTCACAGACAAAATATGGGAAACCCGGCAAGGCTGAGTTGCAAAGTATATGCAAGGACAGGTTCAGGTTGGCTCGGCTGAGTTCCAAACCCGGGGCTATATATGGTAGGTTTTGCAGGCAGTGCCAACAAAGCGTTGTTTAACGATCCAAGCGTTCTAACTCTTTGAGGTGTGGGGCCAATCTTTACTTCAACTCTATTTTTGCTACGTATTTTTACTACTGTACTATATAAAGAAACCTTGTCTCCTCTTTGATTGACGGCTTCCTTTTGAACCACTGAACCACACATAaagtccaatgctattactctCTGATTTGAGAGGTGTCCCAATCACGAATAACGCTGCCCCGTTCAGTGGGTTAGAATAATTCTTGGCTTGTTTTTTTGTTCGAGGAACCATTATATTCTGGATGAAATGATATGCATCCGATGATTTTAGAGAAATGACTCAAGTATTCATACTTATATTAATTATTATTTGCTTTGGGATGAAATGACAATGGATCAACCAGTTTTCTACTACTTTTCTTCTACACCAAAACAAAAAATTGAGAGGTGCCCGGCATGGTAATGGAGCTAAACAAACACACCATTAGTCACGTTACTATTGACTTGGGTAGGTCCTAAACGAGAAATACGAGCATCGTGCTTTCATAGGTGCTTCCAGCTGGTCATCTCCATCAACAACTCAGTCAATGTTCATGTCTTTCACGCCAAGAGTTGTCTGGTCGTTGATTATGGCGTGCTATCGTCCATATCTACAGGCCGGACATTTAACTTTTAGTTCGAGTGTACTCCACGTATATTTTACTCGCAAAATTTCAATTTCTACTTATGTATCTGACTAGTTTTGTCTGGCCTTAGCAACTGGAACGGTCATTTTGTGTGTTTTTGGAGGGCTCGTCGCTAGGGGCTCCTCTAGAGAAGTCGGAGCTATTTTAGAGGAGTCACAACAGCTATGGCTCCTCTTTTTTTCATCGGAAAACGGTTTTAAATGGCTCTCCTTCTACTAAACCGTTTGATAGGGCTCTTCTAGAGGAGTTAGAGAGAAGTCATGCTAAACAGGACCTCAGAAGCCATGGGATGAAACTAATCCTATAAGAAAAGATTGAGAACTAAAAATTAATATTCTAAAAAAATAAGAATGAAACAAAGTGGAGAGATCAAAGTAACTACTCCGAGGGATCGCGTTTGGGTCACGCGTGGAAGAATATAGACAGCGGAGGAGACAAGAGTTGACGGCGCGTGGTCCCAACTACGGAGAGGAGGTGACGGCGGGGCCCAGGAAGAAGGTGTGTTTGACTATCGCTGCCGCACGATGTGAAATATATTTGCACCGAACATGAAAATATCTGTCCATCCTTGAAATAATGTATGTATCTTTTTAAATTTTTCTTTAAATTCAACTAGATTTATAGAATCTAGTATCAACATTTATATTTCGAATATATTTCCGTATCCTACCCGGTTCCAATATGATGATCGGATTCACGTGTCCGTGTCTAATACGAAGTCCTCGAAGCTCATGCGTATGTGTCCGAATAACGAGATCCAGTCCATAAAAAATATGATCCTGGGCATATATCTAGTGATTTATTATATTATCACCATTAGTTTTTAACTTTTTTATTTATAAAGAGTAAAATACACTAGTGGTTCGTAGACTTAGAAGGTGGTGTCATCCTGGTCCCAAACTTCTATTTTTTGTTTCTAGGTCCCTAAACTTTCCCCCAGGTTCCAACATAGGTCCAAACGGGTTTTGACCTGCTCCATATGCCGATGTGGCATGATGATTCAGTGCTGACGAGGATTGGACATGTTTGTTCCAATATCTAAACTTGTACATCGGTGTCATCGTCTAGGTATTGGACCACACATACGGCTTATTGCAAACAATGGTAATTAGGATCTCGGGTAGCCCGATTAGAAAGTTTGGAAACCTATATTGCAGTTTTAGAAGTTAGAGACCTAGATGGTGCTGTcgtgcaagtttaggtacctcGCATGGCCTGCTTAATAATTTTGGTGATCTCGATACGTAATGTTGGATGGttgggacctagatgacaccgaTGTGCAAGTTTAGGTAGTATTGGACCGAACAAGTGAGATCCACATCAGCGCTGAGTCATCATGCCACATTGACATATGGAGCACGTCGCCCAAGACAAGTTTATGAATCTAGAAATTAATAAAGAAACAAAAATTTATAGATGACACCGTCTTCCAAGTTTAAGGGCAGCCAATGTATTTTACTCATTCATAAACAACCGAGGGCGACAGTGACGAATTTTCTAGAGTAGTGTAGTTAGTCGACGGACTTGACCGCGTGAAGAAAAGTACAGCGTATAAAAACTTATGGCAGGTTGGCAGCCTTTGCCATCATTTCCACCGTGTTTCCACAGCAATATAGACTATTGACATTTCGGCACACACGTCTGAGCAAATGGCAGGTTGGCAACCTTTGTTAGATAATCTAATGCTTCCTAGGGTGAATATAcaacaagggaaggcggcgccaaaAAAACTctctgctgtggtactgtagccgctgtataGGCaaacgccgaacggctcacctgccgtactgtagccacatgcagggacaggcgcataagtcagtcctgctgtgttatcaagtcactgttgcagcagggcagctgtactaggactagaattgtatatatagtttgtcactgaaactcaacaaagagagttcagatttgccatctcctatatatAGGGCTCCAGCCAACGCTGGGGCTTGTACTatatgtgtatgctctgttctccctcttcttctacctctggtCATAGTGTGTGTGTTCAAACAACGCTTCTTCGTGGTCGgcatagctagtgggtgctcgacaacactagcgagtgctcggcaagactaatgagtggtcgactcacctttACCGATGATCCTGTAGGCTaacagtggtatcagagccgtacaagcgccatcgccagactaaccgctggcgatgaggAACGGTTCGGAGAtaggcgacagcagtggcactgctgtggctccccAGCCATGACCGGATgttgttgttcgcacggtgcgggaggtcagcggcactagttggccgacgctgactcgcaccaactatggataGTGGTCAGTGACCATAAAAGTTAAGCtcagagcccaacggctctagaatgatgttgacaagggcaccgacaatgaagaagatgatatgTCAGTGTTTGGGGCTATCCTCGCTACTGTACCGACAGAGTACAGGGAACCATTGGGGGTGAAGAGCTccgctaaggaggcatgggaggctattgTGGCGATGCGCGTCaattccgaccgcgcaaagaaggcgacggcctaggttctgaagcaggagtacgccaacctcaagttcaaggatggtgaaacggtagatgacttctccctccgcctgcagactctcatcagcaagctgaagagccacagTGTCACCATCAATGAAGAGGAGGcgatctccaagtacctccactccatgccggcaaagtacatccagatcgctctctccatagagacgatgctggacttgtccaccctcaccatcgaggatgtgacaggccatctgcggGCGGTGGATGAGCGCCTAGAGAAGATGACAGCAATGATGAacagcggcaaactgctgctgacataagaggagtgggctgctcagaGGAACTCTGGGAAGGTAGCCTCcttcagccgcggtggcgatggcaagcgtcgcggcaaggcttcttcggagaagaagaagcaggtcgaccccaactcCTGCAGGTGCtgtgggaagacgggccattgggcacgagagtgcccaaatcgcaagtaggagaagaaggttgaggctcatctggcataagctaatgatgatgaggccactatcatGATGGCAAcattctatgcactgcacgacgtcgaggccgaggagaaggaagaggcgacgatggtggaaggacctggtAAGGCCCTAAAGGCTATCAACCTCAACGAACcacgtgcccaagtccacctcggacgtgtgggcaccgaccaggagcagcggtggtacctggactctagcgccagcaaccacatgacgggctccaaggcatccttctccgagctcgacgacgatgttaccggtacagtgaagtttggtgatggctcaagggtagCAATCCAAGGGCGCGTCACcgtcatcttcaggtgctagaatggggagcaccgcgcgctaacagAAGTATATTACATCCTgcagctgcgttccagcatcatcagcattggtcagctagatgagcgcggtagcgaggtactgatcaaggacggagtccttaggatcagggaccgggagcagcgacttctcgccaaggtgaagaggtccctgaaccagttgtacctgctcgaACTAAAGGTAGAGCaaccggtgtgcctggcggcaaggcacaccgaggaaccgtggttgtggcatgcccggtttgaacatctcagcttcgacgcgcttggttggCTAGAAaagatggtctgagggctaccccatatcaagcatggaggcgagctatgtgacagctgcctggctgggaagcagaggaggctgccgtTCCCAAAGACAGCCAAGTATCACGCGTCggatgctctcgagctcatccacagcgatctctgcgggccaatcacgctagctacaaacggtggtcggtggtacttcctcctgctcgtggatgattataGTCGCTagatgtggctgcaactcctgatgagcaaggatgaagcggcagcggcgatcaagaagttcaagatgcgtgcGGAGGCTGAGAACGACAAGAAGCtccacgtgctgaggactgatcgagGAGGCAAATTCACTTCGGTAGAGCTCGCTGCGTACTgcatggatcagggtgtggtgtgacaccacaccacgccgtactcgccatagcagaatggcgtggtggagcgacagAACCAGAAGATGGTCGGCATGgcttgatccatgatgaaggccaaaggcaagtcggcaaggttctggggtgaggcggtgaccacggtggtgttcatcctcaaccgcgctccgacCAAAGCCCTAACGGGCAAGacaccgttcgaagcttggtatgggtgcaagccgagcgtgtccttcctcggGACATTcgactgcatcggccacgtcagcaAGATaaagccgatcctcaccaagctggaggacagtagcacaccgatggtgttcctaggctatgcagagggtaccaaggcgtaccggctctatgacccacgtggagacaaggtacttatctcgcgcgacgtcgtgttcgatgagaaggcggctTGGAACTGGaacagtccgagcacgggggaagctggcggcttcaccagcaccttcgtcgttaaGCACCTggccatccatggtggtggagacactaGGGAAGAGGTGTCGAACACTCCGAGAGGAGTGCCAAGCACTCCAtcaatagagccgagcactcttAGGGCGGTGCCGAGCACTTTGGAATTGATGCCGAGCACTCAGGGAGGAGTGCCaagcactcctagagggatgccgagcacgccaggagtggtgcAGGGATGTTCTACAGTGGTGGTGACCACTCCAGgacaggtgccgagcactcccatagcggagccaagaggtcttgtagtggtgccgaccactccaagactgaggctaagcactcctacagtggtgtcgagcactgcaggagtagtgaggagctatccagaagtagtgccgagcactgcaagcagggtgccaagcactccaggtgctgtgccgagcactttggaggaacagggaactccatcaacactgatcgagttcgcctcacctccaagtgacatcactgattTCGTGGATGCCTTTCACGAAGGTGAAGGGGTGTGGTTCCGCAGACTATACGATATCGTCGGCAGCATAGGGCCCTCAggactggctggtcggctgctcaatgatgaAGAGCTACTGCTCggtagtgcagaggaaccacccatgtccGCGCTGGCGGAGCGCAATGGAAACTAGCGATGGACGATGCTAGAGGAGACGAAGGTGATTGAGGAAAacaagacttgggagctcatcgatctAGCTCCAGAatgtcgtccgatcagcctaaagtggttgtacaaggtcaagcaggacgagctcggtgccattgtcaagcacaaggcatggCTCGTCGTTCGAGGCTTTGTttagcgcgagggcatcgacttcgaggaagtctttgcgccggtaacgcgcatggagtctatctgtttgctactagccttggtagcagcaaaggactggcgcgtccatcacttggatgttaaatcagccttcctcaacggcgagctggcggagacggtcttcgtcaggcaacctccaagttttgccgtcaagggagaggagcacagggtgctctgacaatgcaaggtgctctatgggctgcGGTAGGCCTCATGAGCATGGAAtgctaagcttgacgccacgctgggcgagcttgggttctagcggtgtgcaaccgagcacgcgctctacacacggcgatgggggaaggaggagctcgtcggcggcgtgtatgtggatgacttgatcatcaccggcgcacgcacagaggacatcaacagcttcaagcgtgagatggtggctcatttttgaatgagcgatctcggcgcactctcctactacctcggcatcgacatgagataggggaaggaggaactcatgctcggttagagcgcgtatgcctcgaagctgttggagcagagcggcatggctgagtgcaagccatgagtgactccgatggaggagcggctgaagctgacgaagaccAGCACCGcgacgaaggtagatgcaacactctaccggagcatcatcagcggtctacgctacctagtcctcACAAGGCCGGACATTATGTTCGCCATGGGCTACgttagtcgcttcatggaggatcccaaagaggatcactgggctgcggtgaagcgacTACTGTGCTACGTCaaagggacggtggatcaggggatcatcaTCCCCAAGACCGatgggagtaggctgcagctcactgtgttcagcaatGCAGATATGACGGGGGACATCGACGAACGGCAGAGCACCtctggagtgctcgtcttcctcgggtcggttctaatttcatggctgtcgctgaaactgaAGGTGGtgacgctatctacgtgcgaggcagagtatgtagcggcggccacagcggcatgccaagtttgtggctacgccggctgctgggcaagcTGActggcgtggaagctcacccaccagcactgatggtggacaaccagcccgccattgcCCTCATGAAGAATCCGGTTCGGCACGACCAGAGCAAACACAtcaacgtgaagttccacttcctcaggggctgtgtcgatggagggcagatcgtcatcgaattcgtcgaaactggtcggcaactcgcggacgtcctcaccaagccactcggacgccttcgactcacggagctgaaggagatgatcggcatggagggggtacaagggatagcagtaggattaggggaagaattgttagataatctactgcttccttgtgtgaacacataaCATGGGAAtgcggcgccgaaaaggctccctgttgtggtactatagccgctgtagaggcaggcgccgaacggctcacctgtcgTACTGTGGAcacatgcagggacaggcgcagaagtcagtcctgctgtgttatctagtcattGTTGCAGCAgtgcagctgtactaggactagagttgtatatatagtttgccactgtaactcaacaaagagagttcagatttgccatcttctatacagggctccggccaacgctggtgcttgtactgtgtgtgtatgctctgttcttcctcttcttctacctctagcaatagtgtgtgtggtcggacagcgCTTTTTCGTAGTCAGCATAGCTAGCGGGTggtcggcaacactagcgggtgctcgacaaAACTGATGAGTGGTCGACTCATGTTTGTCGATGATCCTGTAGGCTAACAACCTTTGCCATCATTTCCACCGTGTTTGCACAGCAATATAGACTATTGACATTTCGGCACACACGTCTGAGCAAATGTCTCATATAGCCCTTCACATCGTTGTATAAAAAAGCAAAATGCATGCTCGTGTCTGGCGGCTGTAATAGATCGACAGACTAGTTTGCTTTGCCATCTCCAAGCAATTCCACCTTACATAAACTACATATTTTATATAGTATAGAaaaagaagaagttggagttggagCTGAGCCGACTGCCGACATGGTGAATCGCTCGGTTGTTCTACAACTGCTCCTGATTGCACTGCTGGGGACACAATCGATGCTGCTGCTGGCATCGAGCGCGCCCTCCGCCGCCACCCTCGACGGTTGCCGGACGAGCTGCGGCTACCTAACCTTCGACTACCCCTTCGGCATCGGTGCAGCTGGTTGCTTCCGGAACCCAGACTTCGAGCTCATCTGCAACGACTCTGTTCGACCCCCTATGCTTTCTTTACGTGATGGCATCACCCAGGTGGCCTACAATATCGTCACCACTGATACCGGGCCTCTCTACGGTGTAAATGATGAAATTGATATCGCCTTAACTTACACCATCCCCGTGAGGAACGGTGTCGATGTCTACAACATTTCGTGGAATTCTCCTGCGAAATCCTTCACTCTTTCTTACGCAAGGTTTAATGTCACTGGTTGCGGATTTGATATGTACCTTGATGATAGGGACACGAACACAATTGTGCGCCTCTGCACGCTGACATGTCCTGAGCAAATCACTGAG belongs to Miscanthus floridulus cultivar M001 chromosome 4, ASM1932011v1, whole genome shotgun sequence and includes:
- the LOC136548420 gene encoding secreted RxLR effector protein 161-like, whose translation is MEERLKLTKTSTATKVDATLYRSIISGLRYLVLTRPDIMFAMGYVSRFMEDPKEDHWAAVKRLLCYVKGTVDQGIIIPKTDGSRLQLTVFSNADMTGDIDERQSTSGVLVFLGSVLISWLSLKLKVVTLSTCEAEYVAAATAACQVCGYAGCWAS